The Colletotrichum higginsianum IMI 349063 chromosome 2, whole genome shotgun sequence genome has a segment encoding these proteins:
- a CDS encoding ABC transporter transmembrane region: MDYSDYSSQRVLHTGSFTGFHRFGQLGSSYLSATADFKQPLCGNEEGWGPMSPFRYDFTPCFIDVWIASVAVFGVVFGSLAIAWLLQRKRPTDAPKDWHFWAKQALLGLIIADVAVQLGIQINNYPGIWFGDFRFWTTVATIVSLGVIFAIQWLEHARLRNPNGVVLFYWLFLLIAYAVKLRSLISQQLYDSSPAYFITYTVGFGLSIIEFLIEWLWPRKVSAYEALIDEEECPIEYATVFSLLTFSWMTPLMRYGYKQYLTEDDLWGLAQKDQTKNTGEAFNRAWEYELKHHKNPSLWLAMFRAYGGPYAVAALFKVVNDVTQYVQPQLLRYLIAFVRSRNEPDEKNQPTIQGAAVALAMFAIAVLQTSMIHQYFQLAFVTGMRIKGGLASAIYKKSMKLSNEGRASKTTGDIVNYMAVDAQRLQDLTQFAQQVWSAPFQIIICMVSLYQLVGWSMLAGIGVMIIMMPAHGFIARIMRNLQKEQMKNKDKRSRLINEIINNMKSIKLYAWGAAFMNKLNFVRNDLELKNLRKIGATQAFANFTWSTAPFFVSCSTFAVFVMTQDKPLTADIVFPALTLFNLLTFPLAVLPMVITSIVEASVAVGRLTSFLTAEEIQSDAITVKPAPEEMGEETVVIRDGSFSWNRHEDKEALKDIDFTAYKGELSCVVGRVGSGKSSFLQCILGDLWKVKGQVDVHGTTAYVAQGSWILNATVKENIVFGYRYDPDFYEKTVKACALVDDFVQLPDGDETVVGERGISLSGGQKARVALARAVYARADIYLLDDVLSAVDSHVGRHIIENVLGPRGLLNTKTRILATNAIAVLTEASYITMIRDGEIVERGTYKQLVAMKGMVNDLIKTAGQESGPSSAGSSGSSSETSTIIEAEGSSQEKNEMEEAQEQLPEMEPIKTGASVKNRKGRSSSMATLRRASTASFRGPRGKLTDEEVAGSKSKQTKEHVEQGKVKWNVYFEYAKNSNIVAVGVYLVALLASQTANIGASAWLNVWSDQNRNAGSNLHVGYYLGIYFAVGMGSSLLTVLQTLILWIFCSIEASRKLHERMANAIFRSPMSFFDTTPTGRILNRFSSDIYRVDEVLARTFNMLFVNAARSCFTLAVISIATPPFTALIIPITLIYYWIQRYYLRTSRELKRLDSVTKSPIYAHFQESLGGISTIRAYRQQQRFELENEWRVDANLKAYFPSISANRWLAVRLEFIGALVILAAAGFAVITVAFDIPLKEGSVGLAMSYALQITTSLNWIVRQTVEVETNIVSVERVLEYARLPSEAPEIVKSNRPPVAWPSKGSLEFKNYSTRYREGLDNVLKNINLDIKSHEKIGVVGRTGAGKSSLTLALFRIIEPTAGHISIDQINTSSIGLLDLRRRLAIIPQDAALFEGTVRDNLDPANVHDDTELWSVLEHARLKDHVSSMEGGLDATINEGGSNLSQGQRQLVSLARAMLTPSNILVLDEATAAVDVETDAMLQTTLRSPLFANRTIITVAHRINTILDSDRVVVLDKGEVVEFDKPQELIKKQGVFYGLVKQAGLDTSESSS, translated from the exons ATGGATTATTCCGACTATTCGTCGCAACGCGTCCTGCACACGGGGTCCTTTACCGGATTCCACCGCTTTGGACAGCTCGGCAGCAGTTACCTGTCCGCGACCGCTGATTTCAAGCAGCCGTTATGCGGTAACGAGGAGGGCTGGGGTCCCATGAGCCCCTTCAGATACGACTTCACGCCCTGCTTTATCGATGTATGGATAGCTTCCGTGGCAGTATTTGGTGTCGTCTTTGGATCTCTTGCGATAGCTTGGCTTCTTCAGCGCAAGAGGCCGACTGACGCTCCCAAAGACTGGCACTTTTGGGCTAAGCAA GCCCTTCTCGGATTGatcatcgccgacgtcgcaGTGCAGCTCGGAATCCAAATAAATAACTACCCCGGCATCTGGTTTGGCGACTTCAGATTTTGGACGACTGTTGCCACGATCGTCTCCCTTGGCGTCATCTTTGCCATCCAATGGCTCGAGCACGCCCGTCTGCGGAATCCGAACGGCGTTGTATTATTCTACTGGCTCTTTCTTCTGATTGCGTACGCCGTCAAGCTCCGCTCTCTGATCTCGCAGCAGCTGTATGACTCGAGCCCGGCATACTTCATCACTTATACCGTGGGCTTCGGGCTGTCTATCATTGAGTTCTTGATCGAGTGGCTGTGGCCGAGGAAGGTCAGCGCATATGAGGCTTTGATTGATGAGGAAGAATGTCCGATCGAATACGCTACCGTGTTCTCCTTATTGACCTTCTCGTGGATGACTCCCCTGATGCGCTATGGCTACAAGCAGTATCTTACCGAAGATGACCTGTGGGGGCTTGCCCAGAAGGATCAGACCAAAAACACTGGAGAGGCGTTCAACCGGGCGTGGGAGTACGAGCTGAAGCATCACAAAAACCCTTCATTGTGGCTCGCTATGTTCCGTGCTTACGGCGGTCCGTACGCGGTAGCCGCGCTCTTCAAGGTCGTCAACGACGTCACGCAGTATGTACAGCCGCAGCTTCTCCGGTACCTCATCGCCTTCGTGCGCTCTCGGAACGAGCCTGATGAGAAGAACCAACCCACCATTCAGGGTGCTGCCGTTGCCTTGGCTATGTTCGCGATCGCTGTGCTGCAGACCTCCATGATT CATCAATACTTCCAGCTTGCGTTCGTTACCGGCATGCGTATCAAGGGTGGCCTGGCATCTGCCATCTATAAAAAGTCCATGAAGCTGTCTAACGAGGGTCGCGCCTCCAAGACGACTGGCGATATTGTGAATTACATGGCTGTTGACGCACAACGTCTGCAGGATCTGACCCAGTTTGCCCAGCAAGTCTGGTCTGCCCCTTTCCAGATCATAATCTGCATGGTGTCTCTCTATCAGCTGGTCGGCTGGTCCATGCTTGCTGGCATTGGCGTAATGATCATCATGATGCCCGCGCATGGCTTTATTGCCAGGATCATGAGAAACTTGCAAAAGGAACAGATGAAGAACAAGGACAAGAGAAGCCGCTTGATCAACGAGATCATCAATAACATGAAGAGCATCAAGCTATACGCCTGGGGTGCCGCTTTCATGAACAAGCTAAACTTCGTCCGCAATGACCTCGAACTCAAGAACCTGCGCAAGATTGGAGCTACTCAGGCCTTCGCCAACTTCACGTGGAGTACTGCTCCTTTTTTCGTTTCCTGCTCGACCTTTGCCGTGTTCGTCATGACGCAGGACAAGCCTTTGACCGCAGACATCGTCTTCCCCGCGCTCA CCCTCTTCAACCTCCTCACGTTTCCCCTGGCTGTTCTTCCCATGGTCATCACCTCCATCGTTGAGGCCAGTGTCGCCGTTGGTCGCTTGACTTCTTTCCTGACCGCTGAAGAGATCCAATCTGATGCGATCACGGtcaagccggcgccggaggagATGGGAGAGGAAACTGTCGTCATCCGAGATGGGTCTTTCTCTTGGAACCGCCACGAAGACAAggaggccctcaaggatatCGATTTCACAGCCTACAAGGGCGAACTCTCTTGTGTTGTTGGACGAGTCGGCTCTGGCAAGTCGTCTTTCTTGCAGTGCATCCTGGGCGATCTCTGGAAAGTCAAGGGCCAGGTCGATGTTCACGGAACTACCGCCTACGTCGCCCAGGGCTCCTGGATCTTGAATGCTACGGTCAAGGAGAACATCGTTTTCGGTTACCGCTACGATCCCGATTTCTACGAAAAGACCGTCAAGGCTTGCGCTCTCGTCGATGACTTTGTACAACTCCCCGATGGCGATGAGACAGTTGTAGGCGAACGAGGCATTTCGTTGAGTGGTGGCCAGAAGGCGCGTGTGGCTTTGGCCCGTGCCGTCTACGCCAGAGCGGACATCTATCTCCTGGACGACGTTCTTTCGGCGGTGGACTCTCACGTTGGAAGACACATTATCGAGAATGTCCTGGGCCCCAGAGGTTTGCTGAACACCAAGACGCGAATTCTTGCCAccaacgccatcgccgtgcTCACCGAGGCCAGTTACATCACAATGATCAGGGATGGCGAGATTGTCGAGCGCGGAACTTACAAGCAGCTTGTGGCTATGAAGGGCATGGTCAACGACCTCATCAAGACTGCCGGGCAAGAGTCAGGCCCCTCTTCCGCCGGCTCCAGCGGTTCTAGCAGCGAGACATCAACCATCATCGAAGCCGAGGGCAGCAGCCAAGAGAAGAATGAGAtggaagaagcccaagagCAGCTCCCAGAGATGGAACCCATCAAGACCGGCGCCTCCGTGAAGAACAGGAAAGGTCGATCTTCTAGCATGGCAACCCTGCGCCGCGCTAGCACCGCCAGCTTCAGGGGACCCCGTGGCAAGCTTACCGACGAAGAAGTTGCTGGCAGCAAGTCCAAGCAGACCAAGGAGCACGTCGAGCAGGGCAAGGTCAAATGGAACGTTTACTTCGAGTACGCCAAAAACAGCAACATTGTCGCCGTCGGGGTCTACCTGGTCGCCCTGCTGGCCTCTCAGACGGCAAACATTGGTGCTTCTGCATGGCTCAATGTATGGTCCGATCAAAACCGGAACGCAGGTAGCAACTTGCACGTCGGCTACTACCTCGGCATCTACTTCGCTGTCGGAATGGGCTCCTCGCTTCTTACGGTCCTCCAAACGCTCATCCTGTGGATCTTCTGCTCCATCGAGGCATCAAGGAAGCTGCATGAGAGGATGGCCAACGCCATCTTCAGGTCTCCCATGTCCTTCTTCGACACCACGCCGACTGGCCGCATCCTGAACCGGTTCTCGAGTGACATCTACAgagtcgacgaggtcctcgccAGGACTTTCAACATGCTCTTCGTCAATGCTGCTCGCTCTTGCTTCACACTGGCGGTCATTTCGATCGCGACGCCCCCGTTCACTGCGCTTATCATCCCGATCACGTTGATCTACTACTGGATTCAGCGATACTACCTCCGCACTTCTCGCGAGCTCAAAAGACTCGACAGTGTTACCAAGAGTCCCATCTACGCCCATTTCCAGGAGTCTCTCGGGGGTATTTCGACGATTCGCGCCTACCGTCAACAGCAAAGATTCGAGCTTGAGAACGAATGGCGTGTTGATGCTAATCTCAAGGCGTACTTCCCGTCCATCAGTGCGAACCGTTGGCTGGCCGTGCGCCTCGAGTTCATCGGTGCTCTGgtcatcctcgccgctgcTGGGTTTGCCGTGATCACTGTTGCATTCGACATACCGTTGAAGGAAGGCTCCGTCGGTCTCGCCATGTCCTATGCCTTGCAGATTACGACGTCGCTCAACTGGATTGTGCGCCAGACGGTCGAAGTGGAGACAAACATTGTGTCTGTGGAGCGTGTTCTCGAATATGCCCGTCTGCCGAGCGAAGCCCCCGAGATCGTCAAGAGCAACAGGCCGCCTGTCGCCTGGCCGTCCAAGGGCTCTCTCGAGTTCAAGAACTACAGCACCCGGTACCGCGAGGGTCTGGACAACGTGCTGAAGAACATTAACTTGGACATCAAGTCGCACGAGAAGattggcgtcgtcggccgcacGGGAGCGGGCAAGTCGTCGTTGACATTGGCGCTTTTCCGCATCATCGAGCCGACCGCCGGTCACATCAGCATCGATCAGATCAACACGTCCTCCATCGGACTGCTGGACCTGCGCAGGAGACTGGCCATCATCCCCCAGGACGCCGCCCTGTTTGAGGGCACCGTCCGAGACAACTTAGACCCGGCCAACGTGCATGATGACACGGAGCTTTGGAGCGTGTTGG AACACGCCCGGTTGAAGGACCACGTCTCGAGCATGGAAGGCGGCCTAGACGCAACGATCAATGAAGGAG GCTCCAACCTCTCACAGGGTCAACGGCAGCTCGTGTCGCTCGCTCGGGCAATGCTGACGCCGTCCAATATCCTCGTGCTGGAtgaggcgacggcggccgtcgatGTTGAGACGGACGCCATGCTGCAGACGACGCTGCGGTCACCGCTGTTCGCGAACcgcaccatcatcaccgttGCACACCGTATCAACACCATCCTCGACAGCGACCGCGTCGTCGTGCTGGATAAGGGCGAGGTGGTGGAGTTTGACAAGCCCCAGGAGCTCATTAAGAAGCAGGGCGTGTTCTACGGCTTGGTCAAGCAGGCCGGTCTGGATACCTCAGAGTCATCGTCATAG